In Streptomyces venezuelae, the sequence GAAGCCGTCGGAGACCGCGCCCACGTGGTCGCCGGCATCGGTACCAACGACACCCGCCACACCCTGGAGCTGGCCCGCCAGGCCGAGCGCACGGGCGCACACGGCCTGCTCGCCGTCACCCCGTACTACAGCAAGCCCCCGCAGGAAGGCCTCTTCCGGCACTTCACGGCGATCGCCGACGCCACCGGGCTGCCGGTCATGCTCTACGACATCCCCGGCCGCAGCGGTGTCCCGATCGACACCGAAACCCTGGTCCGGCTGGCCGAGCACCCCCGTATCGTTGCCAACAAGGACGCCAAGGGCGACCTCGGCCGCGCAAGCTGGGCCATCGCGCAGAGCGGCCTGGCCTGGTACTCGGGCGACGACATGCTGAACCTGCCGCTCCTGTCGATCGGCGCGGCCGGATTCGTCTCCGTGGTCAGCCACGTGGTCACCCCCGAACTGCGCGCCATGCTGGAGGCCCACCTGGGCGGAGACGTCCAGAAGGCGACCGAGATCCACCAGAAGCTGCTCCCGATCTTCACCGGCATGTTCCGCACGCAGGGTGTGATGACCACCAAGGGCGCACTGAACCTGCAGGGCCTGCCCGCAGGCCCGCTGCGGCTCCCGCTGATCGAGCTGACCGCCGAAGAGACGGCCCAGCTCAAGATCGATCTTGCCGCCGGCGGGGTACAGCTCTGACAACAGACTTCACAACTGAATACGAACGAACAACCACATACAGAACTGACAACAGCAAGTGCACGAATGACATGCGCGCCACGTGCCTTCCGGGGTACGTGGCGTGCGTGGTGAGGAGACACTTTTGAGCCATCCGCATCCGGAACTCGGTCCGCCGCCGAAGCTGCCCAAGGGCGGCCTCAGAGTCACCCCCCTGGGTGGTCTCGGCGAGATCGGCCGCAACATGACCGTCTTCGAGTACGACGGCCGACTGCTGATCGTCGACTGCGGCGTCCTCTTCCCCGAGGAGGAGCAGCCGGGCATCGACCTGATCCTGCCGGACTTCACGTCCATCCGGGACCGCCTCGACGACATCGACGGCATCGTCCTCACGCACGGCCACGAGGACCACATCGGCGCCGTCCCCTACCTCCTGCGGGAGAAGGCGGACATCCCGCTGATCGGCTCCAAGCTGACGCTGGCCCTCATCGAGGCGAAGCTCCAGGAGCACCGTATCCGCCCCTACACCCTTGAGGTGAAGGAAGGCGAGCGCGAGGCCCTCGGCCCCTTCGACTGCGAGTTCATCGCGGTCAACCACTCCATCCCGGACGCCCTGGCCGTGGCCATCCGCACCGGTGCCGGCATGGTCGTCGCCACCGGCGACTTCAAGATGGACCAGCTCCCGCTGGACAAGCGCCTGACCGACCTGCACGCCTTCGCGCGTCTGAGCGAAGAGGGCATCGACCTCCTTCTCTCCGACTCCACGAACGCCGAGGTCCCGGGCTTCGTCCCGCCCGAGCGCGACATCTCCACCGCCATCCGCGGGGTCTTCGCCGGCGCCCAGAAGCGGATCATCGTGGCGTCGTTCGCCAGCCACGTGCACCGCATCCAGCAGATCCTCGACGCCGCCCACGAGTACGGCCGCCGGGTCGCCTTCGTCGGCCGCTCGATGGTCCGCAACATGGGAATCGCCCGTGACCTGGGCTACCTGAAGGTCCCGGCCGGTCTCGTCGTCGACGTCAAGACCCTCGACGACCTGCCGGACGACGAGGTCGTGCTGGTCTGTACGGGTTCCCAGGGCGAGCCGATGGCGGCCCTGTCCCGTATGGCCAACCGTGACCACCAGATCCGGATCGTCCCCGGCGACACCGTGATCCTGGCGTCGTCCCTGATCCCGGGCAACGAGAACGCGGTCTACCGCGTGATCAACGGCCTGACCCGCTGGGGCGCGAACGTCGTGCACAAGGGCAACGCCAAGGTGCACGTTTCGGGCCACGCCTCGGCCGGCGAGCTGCTGTACTTCTACAACATCTGCAAGCCGCGGAACCTGATGCCGGTCCACGGTGAATGGCGCCACCTGCGTGCCAACGCCGAGCTCGGTGCCATGACGGGTGTCCCGAAGGACCGCATCGTCATCGCCGAAGACGGCGTGGTCGTCGACCTGATCGACGGCAAGGCCCGCATCTCCGGCAAGGTCCAGGCCGGCTACGTGTACGTGGACGGCCTGTCGGTCGGCGACGTCACGGAGGTCCACCTCAAGGACCGCAAGATCCTCGGCGACGAGGGCATCATCTCGGTCTACGTCGTGGTGGACAGCAGCACGGGCAAGGTCGTCAGCGGCCCGAACATCCAGGCCCGCGGTTCCGGTATCGACGACTCGGCCTTCTCCTCGGTCATCCCGAAGATCGAGGAAGCCATCGCGCGCGCGGCGGCCGACGGTGTCGCCGAGCCGCACCAGATCCAGCAGCTCATCCGCCGCACGATGGGCAAGTGGGTCTCGGACGGCTACCGCCGCCGCCCGATGATCCTGCCGGTCGTCGTCGAGGTCTGACCCTCGCCGTAACGGCCGAACGGGAGCGGGGCAACCGGATTTGCATCCGGGGGCCCCGCTCCAGTAAGTTTACGTCT encodes:
- the dapA gene encoding 4-hydroxy-tetrahydrodipicolinate synthase encodes the protein MAPISTPQTPFGRVLTAMITPFTADGVLDLDGAQQLAVHLVDAGNDGLIINGTTGESPTTTDAEKNDLVRAVLEAVGDRAHVVAGIGTNDTRHTLELARQAERTGAHGLLAVTPYYSKPPQEGLFRHFTAIADATGLPVMLYDIPGRSGVPIDTETLVRLAEHPRIVANKDAKGDLGRASWAIAQSGLAWYSGDDMLNLPLLSIGAAGFVSVVSHVVTPELRAMLEAHLGGDVQKATEIHQKLLPIFTGMFRTQGVMTTKGALNLQGLPAGPLRLPLIELTAEETAQLKIDLAAGGVQL
- a CDS encoding ribonuclease J, with the translated sequence MSHPHPELGPPPKLPKGGLRVTPLGGLGEIGRNMTVFEYDGRLLIVDCGVLFPEEEQPGIDLILPDFTSIRDRLDDIDGIVLTHGHEDHIGAVPYLLREKADIPLIGSKLTLALIEAKLQEHRIRPYTLEVKEGEREALGPFDCEFIAVNHSIPDALAVAIRTGAGMVVATGDFKMDQLPLDKRLTDLHAFARLSEEGIDLLLSDSTNAEVPGFVPPERDISTAIRGVFAGAQKRIIVASFASHVHRIQQILDAAHEYGRRVAFVGRSMVRNMGIARDLGYLKVPAGLVVDVKTLDDLPDDEVVLVCTGSQGEPMAALSRMANRDHQIRIVPGDTVILASSLIPGNENAVYRVINGLTRWGANVVHKGNAKVHVSGHASAGELLYFYNICKPRNLMPVHGEWRHLRANAELGAMTGVPKDRIVIAEDGVVVDLIDGKARISGKVQAGYVYVDGLSVGDVTEVHLKDRKILGDEGIISVYVVVDSSTGKVVSGPNIQARGSGIDDSAFSSVIPKIEEAIARAAADGVAEPHQIQQLIRRTMGKWVSDGYRRRPMILPVVVEV